One Alkaliphilus sp. B6464 genomic window carries:
- a CDS encoding corrinoid protein — protein MAILKESLLKKLSDGVVNMEEEEVIEACNEYIKAGYPAFEGIMDGLVDGMNRADQLYEEEEYFVTDILLCSDAMYEGLSILRPHLPASELNKERPKGVIGVVEGDTHDIGKNLVKIMLETAGFEMHDLGRDVPLQNFVDKAIAVNASFVCLSTLMTTTMSGMGTVVALLKEAGIREQVKVVIGGGPISKKFADTIGADGYSSNAVEAVKLLKNLLNIA, from the coding sequence ATGGCAATATTAAAGGAGAGCTTATTAAAAAAATTATCTGATGGTGTAGTTAACATGGAGGAGGAAGAGGTTATTGAAGCCTGCAATGAGTATATTAAAGCAGGATACCCGGCCTTTGAAGGTATTATGGACGGCCTTGTTGATGGCATGAATCGGGCAGATCAATTGTATGAAGAGGAGGAATACTTCGTTACGGATATATTGCTTTGCTCAGATGCAATGTACGAAGGTTTGTCGATACTAAGACCACATCTCCCGGCAAGTGAGCTGAATAAAGAAAGGCCAAAGGGTGTGATAGGAGTAGTTGAGGGTGATACCCATGATATAGGTAAAAATCTGGTTAAAATTATGCTGGAAACAGCTGGCTTTGAAATGCATGATTTAGGCAGGGATGTTCCCTTGCAGAACTTTGTAGATAAGGCTATAGCTGTTAATGCTTCCTTTGTATGTCTGTCAACCCTGATGACAACAACTATGTCGGGAATGGGGACGGTTGTAGCCCTATTGAAAGAGGCTGGAATCAGAGAACAGGTAAAGGTAGTAATAGGCGGAGGGCCAATTTCAAAAAAATTTGCAGACACAATAGGTGCAGACGGTTATTCTTCCAATGCAGTTGAAGCCGTTAAATTACTAAAAAATCTGCTTAATATAGCATAG
- a CDS encoding uroporphyrinogen decarboxylase family protein: MIKEEMTPRERMDAFSRGEEIDRVICVPDMGVTMVPFLGIKASDYYHSAELMAELEIALFKRLRHDSVGISTSLRGMAEAMGSKVAYPDYNISYLLDPAVKSVEEIESLKVVNPLKDGKLPILLKALKLTRDALIKDVDVGAAMSGPFSVAASVVGTENMLRWMIKYPEKVHTLMEIVAESNNRYIEEVAKLGLSIGFADPMSSTSIISPKLFREFSLPYLQMNINKIKETTGSAPGIHICGKSKKLWQDVVNAGISNFSIDNEEDLDDAKEMMGDKVVITGNVPPVDAVYLGSRADINKAVKESIRKGYDSPKGYILSTGCQIPMNTPIEQIEMFMEAGRRYGKYPIDLDLLNSQE, translated from the coding sequence GTGATTAAGGAAGAAATGACTCCAAGGGAAAGAATGGATGCTTTTAGTCGAGGAGAGGAAATTGACAGGGTGATTTGTGTTCCAGACATGGGCGTAACTATGGTTCCATTTCTTGGCATAAAGGCAAGTGATTACTACCATTCAGCTGAGCTTATGGCTGAACTGGAAATTGCATTATTTAAAAGGTTGCGCCATGACAGTGTAGGTATTTCTACAAGCCTTCGGGGTATGGCAGAAGCTATGGGCTCTAAAGTAGCATATCCGGACTATAATATTTCGTATCTTTTAGACCCAGCTGTTAAATCTGTAGAAGAAATAGAAAGTTTAAAGGTGGTTAATCCATTAAAGGATGGTAAACTGCCTATACTGCTCAAGGCTCTTAAGCTGACTAGAGATGCACTGATAAAGGATGTAGATGTTGGAGCTGCCATGTCTGGGCCCTTCAGTGTGGCGGCATCTGTAGTTGGTACAGAGAATATGTTAAGATGGATGATAAAATATCCAGAAAAGGTACATACTTTAATGGAGATAGTAGCTGAATCTAATAATAGGTATATTGAGGAGGTAGCCAAGCTAGGCTTATCCATTGGATTTGCAGATCCTATGTCCTCTACCAGTATTATAAGTCCAAAGCTGTTTAGAGAATTTTCACTGCCCTATCTTCAAATGAATATCAATAAAATTAAAGAAACCACTGGCAGTGCCCCTGGAATACATATATGCGGGAAAAGCAAAAAACTATGGCAGGATGTTGTTAATGCAGGAATTTCTAATTTTAGCATTGACAATGAAGAGGACCTGGATGATGCAAAGGAAATGATGGGTGATAAAGTAGTTATTACAGGAAATGTGCCTCCTGTAGATGCAGTTTACTTAGGCAGCAGAGCTGATATAAACAAAGCTGTAAAGGAGTCCATTAGGAAAGGATATGATTCACCAAAAGGGTATATACTCAGTACCGGATGTCAAATTCCAATGAATACACCTATTGAACAGATAGAAATGTTTATGGAGGCAGGACGTAGGTATGGGAAGTATCCGATAGACTTAGATTTATTAAATAGTCAGGAATAA
- a CDS encoding methylcobamide:CoM methyltransferase MtbA — protein sequence MLSPKERLKKVLNREEVDRPPCICPGGMMNMVTMELIEDVGIGLPEAHMNSEMMADLAAAVYEAGCFENYGVPFCMTIEAEEFGAGVDMGTSIFEPHVIEYTISSVKEWRHIYPINHKQGRVKVVLDAIKLLRTKDSNVPIIGNITGPISTASSIMEPVALYKELRKSNKEAHEFMAFITDQLIAFAEEQIEAGADIIAISDPSGTGEILGPKLFDEFTVAYINKIIDSVKRAGISTIVHICGQMKNAYAEVNKLKSDVLSFDSIVSMKEAKENLPDRLLMGNVSTYTIEFGEPGRIAELTKKCAKDGANIISPACGLGMKSPLKNVKSMLEVLTKEL from the coding sequence ATGCTATCGCCAAAGGAGAGATTAAAGAAGGTCCTCAACAGAGAAGAGGTTGACAGACCACCATGCATATGCCCAGGCGGTATGATGAATATGGTAACTATGGAGCTAATCGAAGATGTGGGGATAGGCCTTCCGGAGGCCCATATGAATTCTGAAATGATGGCTGATTTAGCAGCCGCAGTTTATGAAGCAGGATGCTTTGAAAACTATGGTGTACCCTTTTGCATGACCATTGAGGCAGAGGAGTTTGGAGCTGGGGTTGACATGGGGACAAGCATTTTCGAGCCTCATGTCATTGAATATACAATTAGTTCTGTTAAGGAATGGAGACATATTTATCCAATAAACCATAAACAGGGAAGGGTAAAGGTAGTTTTAGATGCAATTAAGCTTCTGAGGACAAAGGACAGCAATGTGCCGATTATAGGCAATATAACAGGACCTATCAGCACAGCCAGCTCCATAATGGAACCTGTGGCCCTTTATAAGGAGCTAAGAAAATCTAATAAGGAAGCCCATGAATTTATGGCTTTTATCACTGACCAGCTAATAGCCTTTGCTGAAGAACAAATAGAGGCTGGTGCGGATATTATAGCAATTTCCGACCCCAGTGGCACGGGGGAAATCTTAGGGCCCAAGCTATTTGATGAATTTACTGTAGCTTATATAAATAAAATTATTGATAGTGTGAAAAGAGCAGGAATCTCGACGATTGTGCATATATGCGGTCAAATGAAGAATGCTTATGCTGAGGTAAATAAGCTTAAAAGTGATGTCTTAAGCTTTGATTCTATAGTCAGCATGAAGGAAGCAAAGGAAAACCTGCCAGATAGACTGCTAATGGGTAATGTTAGTACATATACTATTGAATTTGGAGAGCCTGGAAGAATTGCAGAACTGACAAAAAAATGTGCTAAGGACGGAGCCAATATAATATCGCCGGCATGTGGGTTGGGGATGAAGTCGCCATTAAAAAATGTAAAGTCAATGTTGGAGGTTTTAACAAAGGAGCTGTAA
- a CDS encoding ASKHA domain-containing protein encodes MPKISIYNKNIEYIPNKDLMQLLIEKDIFIDNPCNGKGSCGKCKIRLLEGELPQMSETEGKLLKQEEIADGIRLSCFVVPQKDITIELLQMEGRHEILTKGYMPGFNFKPAIKKVLREVEKPTLGRQIAYEDSLREAFGIEGISWRLLHQLDASYGKVTGILYDEELIGIEIGDTTDRLYGVAIDIGTTTIVAALIDIITGEELAIASRLNPQKKYGLDVLTRITYVIEHPMEAGEKLQQEIVAVLNEMIGDISTQAGIDRENIYEISAAGNTTMLHFLLGIEAASIGKAPYSPAFIKSKTLRAEEIGLMVGENAILYCLPSVSAYIGADIVAGAYICQLHKLKENVLFVDIGTNGEIILSSNGKLLSCSCAAGPALEGMNISSGMRAAEGAIEDVRITEEGIKLKVIGDQEAIGICGSGILAAVRELLQTGIVKKSGAFIKLDGLDEADYRYNMLKLNGIKREFILAEASKELLITQGDLRQVQLAKGAILSGFYALLKQANIEIQQLDSVMIAGQFGAHLPADSLIGVGILPEEVRNKLVYVGNSSKTGAYMALMSIDVRKEMEVLAKEIDYIELGASECYEELFAKCLVFP; translated from the coding sequence ATGCCTAAAATATCAATTTATAATAAGAATATCGAGTATATACCGAATAAGGATTTAATGCAGCTTTTAATAGAGAAGGATATATTTATTGACAATCCTTGCAATGGAAAGGGCTCCTGTGGAAAATGCAAGATAAGATTACTTGAGGGTGAGCTTCCTCAAATGTCAGAAACAGAAGGTAAGCTTTTGAAGCAGGAGGAAATTGCTGACGGTATCAGGCTTTCCTGTTTTGTAGTTCCTCAGAAGGATATAACTATAGAGCTTCTGCAAATGGAAGGAAGACATGAGATACTTACAAAGGGCTATATGCCCGGATTTAACTTTAAGCCTGCAATTAAAAAGGTTCTCAGAGAGGTTGAAAAGCCCACTCTTGGCAGGCAAATAGCCTATGAGGATTCTTTAAGGGAAGCCTTTGGAATTGAAGGCATCAGCTGGAGATTATTGCATCAGCTGGATGCCTCTTACGGAAAGGTTACCGGTATACTGTACGATGAAGAACTAATTGGTATTGAGATAGGTGATACAACTGACCGCCTTTATGGAGTGGCAATTGATATTGGGACCACAACTATTGTTGCAGCCCTAATCGATATAATAACAGGGGAAGAACTGGCAATAGCTTCAAGGCTTAACCCTCAAAAAAAATATGGACTGGATGTTTTAACGAGAATTACATATGTCATAGAACATCCAATGGAGGCTGGGGAAAAGCTTCAGCAGGAGATAGTTGCCGTATTAAATGAAATGATAGGGGATATAAGCACCCAAGCAGGAATAGACAGGGAAAATATTTATGAAATCTCTGCTGCAGGGAACACCACCATGCTTCACTTTCTCCTGGGGATCGAGGCAGCATCCATTGGCAAGGCTCCCTATTCTCCTGCATTCATAAAATCAAAAACTTTACGGGCTGAAGAAATTGGCTTGATGGTTGGAGAAAATGCTATCTTATATTGTCTTCCCTCCGTTTCAGCATATATTGGTGCTGATATTGTGGCTGGTGCATATATTTGTCAGCTACATAAATTAAAAGAAAATGTTTTATTTGTAGATATAGGAACTAATGGTGAAATAATTTTATCAAGTAATGGCAAATTGTTATCCTGCTCCTGTGCCGCTGGGCCAGCTTTGGAGGGAATGAATATTAGTTCAGGTATGAGAGCGGCAGAGGGTGCTATTGAAGATGTAAGGATTACAGAAGAAGGTATTAAACTTAAAGTTATAGGAGATCAGGAAGCCATTGGAATATGTGGGAGTGGTATTTTGGCAGCCGTGAGGGAGCTTCTGCAAACAGGTATTGTGAAAAAGAGTGGTGCCTTTATAAAGCTAGATGGGCTGGATGAAGCTGACTATCGCTATAATATGCTTAAATTGAATGGTATAAAACGTGAATTTATTTTAGCTGAAGCCTCTAAAGAATTGCTGATTACACAAGGGGACCTTCGTCAAGTACAACTAGCCAAGGGCGCTATACTATCTGGCTTTTATGCATTGCTGAAGCAGGCAAATATTGAAATCCAACAGTTGGATAGCGTTATGATAGCAGGACAATTTGGTGCTCATCTACCAGCTGATAGTCTAATAGGAGTAGGAATATTGCCTGAAGAAGTAAGAAATAAATTAGTATATGTAGGTAACTCTTCAAAGACTGGAGCCTATATGGCCTTAATGTCTATTGATGTAAGAAAAGAAATGGAAGTCTTAGCAAAGGAAATAGATTATATAGAACTTGGAGCTTCTGAATGCTATGAAGAGTTATTTGCTAAATGCCTTGTGTTTCCGTAA
- a CDS encoding uroporphyrinogen decarboxylase family protein yields the protein MSKIIDFQCTYDYFEGVGTIVTENINLKFPEAYKEWEAMAKLAIAIKKRDNAEFCELPFCHTLEAEALGGIINYGDENIGPRAKEYICTTAEELLKLPEIDFSKGRIAGVLKACRYLREKGEDVILYVSGPFTILNTLMDARYLFKILKKQPEVMQKIFEKLQKEILGFIEEAQKSGVNMISYGDSIGGLNILGPKLSEEVVERFTYPLFKRVEAVLKDKAIMLLCPKTAFALLGTEKAVWRDIDLGEAVGYSEGCKRIIGKAKFTGQMCVKNKGFELKNGIIKAIDLL from the coding sequence ATGAGCAAAATTATTGATTTTCAGTGCACCTATGACTATTTTGAAGGTGTTGGCACCATAGTTACAGAAAATATAAATTTAAAGTTTCCAGAGGCCTATAAAGAATGGGAAGCTATGGCAAAGCTGGCTATTGCTATAAAGAAACGTGATAATGCCGAATTTTGTGAGCTTCCTTTTTGTCATACCCTTGAGGCAGAGGCTCTGGGAGGAATTATAAATTATGGAGATGAAAATATTGGCCCAAGGGCTAAGGAGTACATATGCACTACTGCCGAAGAACTTTTAAAGCTGCCAGAAATAGATTTTTCAAAGGGACGGATTGCAGGGGTTCTGAAAGCTTGTAGGTATTTAAGAGAAAAGGGCGAGGATGTAATTTTATATGTTTCAGGACCTTTTACAATTTTAAATACTTTGATGGATGCTAGATACCTTTTTAAAATATTAAAGAAACAGCCAGAAGTTATGCAGAAGATATTTGAAAAGCTACAAAAAGAAATATTAGGCTTTATAGAGGAGGCTCAAAAATCAGGGGTCAATATGATAAGCTATGGCGATTCCATCGGGGGCCTAAATATATTGGGGCCCAAGCTTTCTGAAGAGGTGGTGGAGAGGTTCACTTATCCTTTATTTAAAAGGGTTGAAGCTGTCCTAAAGGATAAAGCAATTATGCTGCTTTGCCCCAAAACCGCCTTTGCATTACTAGGAACAGAAAAAGCCGTCTGGAGGGATATAGATTTAGGAGAAGCTGTAGGGTATTCAGAGGGCTGTAAAAGGATTATTGGCAAGGCCAAATTTACTGGGCAGATGTGCGTTAAAAATAAGGGCTTTGAATTGAAAAACGGCATTATAAAAGCTATTGATTTACTTTGA